The Aedes aegypti strain LVP_AGWG chromosome 3, AaegL5.0 Primary Assembly, whole genome shotgun sequence genome contains a region encoding:
- the LOC5566322 gene encoding ornithine aminotransferase, mitochondrial isoform X2, translating to MSSTAAATKITEQQNGTASQEVFDREDKFGAHNYHPLPVALARGEGVYVWDVEGKRYYDFLSAYSAVNQGHCHPKIVQALTEQAKVLALTSRAFYSNVLGEYEEFVTDLFGYDKVLPMNTGVEGGETACKLARKWAYKVKKVPENKAKIIFAEGNFWGRTLAAVSSSNDPSSYEGFGPFMPGFELVPYNDTVALEKALQDPNVCAFMVEPIQGEAGVVVPDEGYLRRVRELCTKYNVLFIADEVQTGLARTGRMLAIDHEDVKPDILILGKALSGGLYPVSAVLANNEVMLCIKPGEHGSTYGGNPLGCKVAMAALNVLIDEKLAENADRMGRKLRQSLSELPQDVVSIVRGKGLLNAIVINSKYDAWEVCLRLKENGLIAKPTHGDIIRFAPPLTINEQQMDECLRIIKTTIMSFANAQ from the exons ATGTCCTCGACCGCTGCGGCCACCAAGATCACCGAGCAGCAGAACGGCACGGCATCGCAGGAGGTGTTCGACCGCGAGGACAAGTTTGGCGCACACAACTACCACCCACTTCCGGTGGCGCTGGCCCGTGGCGAAGGCGTCTACGTGTGGGACGTCGAAGGCAAACGCTACTATGACTTCCTCAGTGCTTACTCCGCGGTCAACCAGGGTCACTGCCACCCGAAGATCGTGCAGGCCTTGACCGAGCAGGCCAAGGTTTTGGCACTTACCTCCAG AGCCTTCTACTCCAACGTTCTGGGCGAATACGAAGAGTTCGTCACCGACCTGTTCGGGTATGACAAAGTTCTTCCGATGAACACCGGCGTCGAAGGTGGAGAAACCGCTTGCAAGCTGGCACGTAAGTGGGCCTACAAAGTGAAGAAGGTGCCGGAGAACAAAGCCAAGATTATCTTCGCCGAGGGAAACTTCTGGGGACGCACGTTGGCTGCCGTGTCCTCGTCGAACGATCCCTCCAGCTATGAAGGCTTTGGACCATTCATGCCGGGATTCGAGCTTGTCCCGTACAACGACACCGTTGCATTGGAAAAGGCTCTTCAGGATCCCAATGTGTGTGCGTTCATGGTCGAACCAATTCAGGGCGAAGCCGGAGTGGTCGTTCCCGACGAAGGTTATCTCCGAAGGGTTCGTGAACtgtgtacaaagtacaacgtaCTTTTCATTGCCGATGAAGTCCAAACGGGTCTTGCCCGCACAGGTCGCATGCTGGCAATCGATCACGAGGACGTCAAACCTGATATTCTGATCTTGGGCAAGGCCCTCTCCGGTGGATTGTACCCCGTGTCGGCTGTGTTGGCGAACAACGAAGTCATGCTGTGCATCAAGCCCGGTGAGCACGGATCTACGTACGGTGGAAACCCTCTGGGTTGCAAGGTAGCAATGGCTGCCCTCAATGTGCTGATTGATGAAAAGCTAGCCGAGAACGCAGATCGTATGGGTCGCAAGCTGCGCCAATCTCTGTCGGAGCTGCCACAAGACGTGGTTTCTATTGTACGGGGAAAAGGTCTGCTGAACGCTATTGTCATCAACTCCAAGTACGACGCCTGGGAAGTTTGTCTACGACTGAAGGAAAATGGCTTGATTGCCAAGCCAACTCACGGGGACATCATCCGTTTTGCGCCTCCGTTGACTATCAACGAGCAGCAGATGGACGAGTGTTTGAGGATCATCAAGACGACTATTATGTCGTTTGCAAACGCACAGTAA